In Cydia fagiglandana chromosome 16, ilCydFagi1.1, whole genome shotgun sequence, the following are encoded in one genomic region:
- the LOC134672019 gene encoding A-kinase anchor protein 9-like, translating into MILKWKSILTNWINCYTNENEKREQNITPDNLLNIFTHIHESIRLDDSKSSKFEANTIQDFIVEKYPGFKFQNGTLEATCEEEIYIVASLMLYFICVNSKNAEIKRVMCSKLSAGDQEIIMKFSKCLMDCSPILYADVEAAITEACGPDASTTVAETPPALRSLHGEVRRLQAALDAERFDRNYLQEELCRTNLKLEKLAKVKEQYKLEIVNLKAKISLCCGEKREARREARVDEFIARLQRQLQDIETRLEDTLSQLEDVQQERDTYKQKITDLKQERDKWLSLSQQEADRAGQLADQLDAERRTVATLRDLVSELRQHNRNNGLDSSMLECDDPDTSIQSFSNLSVCNEICANVIEVQLGEERAKIEVLKHQIQSLQEQLTKANQNFESEKMALEAVLNEKDTNINNLKQRVDEEIEEKLNLKSKSEGEIDQLNKKIVDMSQQIKYLEENSKQELEQKIQELQLLQKQFVNETEKFDEKIKNLQKEIKGQNKLKKQCDEEILQLNTRIVDILQTLNDVENISKRTLAEKEQEIRALKQTFTEETEKTSNKITNLQAEMEEQKCLKIQFEQDIVVLNNIIVEISQNLKYTEEKSKHQLEEKEQVIHTLKQQLADETQKSSNLTNKLQEELKEQIYLETRCEEDIVELNNKIVKMSQEIKDMDENSKHLLKEKEEAIQTIQQKLSDEMQKSSNIIKELQEQLKEEHNLKTQREQEIVELNNEIIAMKQTIKMIEENSKHLLEEKERAIHTLQQQYLEETKKCSNLVTKLQEELKEHNNLKTRYEQNIVELNRKIVDMSEQLKNVEEKSQLTLETKEQVILELQQQYSDETKKYLELQEELRQQKSLQVRSDQEIVELNNKLVEVSQTMKNIEERSKVVIEEKEQEIKLLQEQYAIEIKKTKDLISDFREEIKEQNYFKTQCEQDIVQLNTKILELTQTIKNLEERSMHTLHAKEQEIQSVQQEFEEEIKKIEIKNKILEIEILEASNSKKACDQDIVILNNKIDELSKEIKVKEESSKLALEEKEQEKCILQQKLAEQTDQSEFIIKNLNKELEVEKEAQLSVKEQFQRQLQEKNTFIEKLDQEVQHLTACVSSLEERCQKIIEDNRKEVQSLNQEIDRLYNKAVEKSQAINDLEEYSRLTLQEKVQEIQTQYQQFSAERDKSENIIKNLKIELEAEKYAQLKLKEDFDNRIMKLNEKVLNRNNELVELQNNIIQKSELIEVIQSDLRREKELRDELSNTCNHQLSSLNEQKVSIETDLQQKLHEIQELKKQILEKEVLTDKLNKEKENLSTSTSNLEEKCRHRDGIIKEKQKEIEFLNDVYQKEQEKLNHKIDERNASIKSLQMRLQNEIEYKIQLQDELSELKSSKLSLTEELHTAKILLKDYEEKTLKWEKQKNSMKEQIHSITKKVEKLEEEKSMLVKEIEVIKEIQTGEAKDLEEKIIILEKQKIEMENKIQMNIVEVKKLDNEKILLLNEVDTLMTAQIEATKKHEEKLIMWEKQKTELDEQVQVNVLKAEKIKDEKIKLLNEIEKLKEVQIEELKNHEEKTIMWEKQKIELQERVQAKVLNVENLEDEKNKLLTEIEKLKEVHIDESKNREEKMIVLEKQTNELEAQIEANSVTIGKLEDEKTSLINQIEVIKVAQMEEIRHHEEKTATWENEKRGLNEIIQSNFVKVNNLEVEKVMLLKQIENLQTSRTEETKSREENALNINKLEEEKALLSKELEDLKTVRSEDAKNYEENKLTWEKQKVESYEQIQALNVKVEQLEDEKAMLLKEMEALKTLQANEAKEYKENMLALEKQTNELKVQIQEHNVKIEKLEDEKTALLKEMDVVKTAQSEEAKVYKENMLILNKLIHDMKEQIEDSDLNIEKLQEEKEMLLKERETLKTVESGEMIDREKNALLWVKEKTELDEKLRENILKIEKLQEEKEEMTKKIEELVGTQTYACFKQEHEEKIQTLEKQEIELKEQMKADALKVELLEQEKTMLLKELKALKEAQKEMLTAASQEKITGTKNSSWEREIQGMHQVDTTTSDLAHSSMESLKTISDLEKIIQDKNRKITSMQIEISYIKSMMAESGLKLIDVTKELEVSKDTCQELSSQLKKIANQKNEEISELKRQVAKMSATENRASQIIKLSAKYQAMILKRIAEIKSSAVLKELTNFGNQQSNGDELRRSIGSVTMEDLENFLETTDRHLKRCSEKQMTLQKDRDRLSEVNRINESEIINMKKFLTEMSVSFRTFTTVKEVYNQKLSKIVSLQRTVRRDILSLDGRITEATMCKLERGYAAVMQDLSECAMNLERWVDRSVSRMLSAEKINQAFTSDLEQASLSTNNYQNAAVEVQLSELENSFQKLLAEIGRAQKGEGARSAQEVTIMEVRAEYEDKLNRMKAKMKELFHEEMGRLKQKQADEIAILERELVKCKEKMAESSKAYEEHIRALTTELWSVGEKFLVKQEEADWLRKKQSGSLMSLQHVHSSGLHTHGHGQEMFGRPSDTHSLRSLPVHNKKTEGRGLHMSDEEGEVFDNRFLKELAATPRASLAPGQRLSELKRRNSLVPPHLKSSYPAEMQFAPTLDEEDIKCASTSFSMGRQQRKEVGITAYKKPGPPTPSKQAGRLSATDCELRESLRVEADPGRKTSTPSRIRSLFRSNRNDTDAVTPRSRRFSSIFRKK; encoded by the exons ATGATTCTAAAATGGAAAAGTATTCTCACAAATTGG ATTAACTGTTACACAAATGAAAACGAAAAAAGAGAGCAAAATATAACTCCTGATAATCTACTCAACATATTCACACACATACACGAAAGTATCAGATTAGATGATTCAAAGTCTTCCAAGTTTGAAGCAAACACAATCCAAgattttattgttgaaaaatatCCAGGcttcaaatttcaaaatggAACACTGGAGGCGACATGCGAGGAAGAAATTTACATAGTAGCTTCGCTAATGTTATATTTTATCTGTGTGAACTCTAAAAATGCTGAGATTAAAAGAGTCATGTGTAGCAAGCTTAGTGCAGGAGACCAGGAGATTATAATGAAGTTTAGCAAGTGCTTAATGGATTGTTCTCCGATTTTGTACGCAGATGTTGAGGCAGCTATTACAG AGGCGTGTGGACCAGACGCTTCAACCACGGTGGCAGAGACGCCACCCGCGCTCCGTTCGCTGCACGGCGAAGTACGAAGACTACAGGCCGCGTTAGACGCTGAGCGTTTTGACCGCAACTACTTGCAAGAGGAACTATGTAGAACTAACTTGAAGTTGGAGAAACTGG CAAAAGTAAAAGAGCAATACAAGCTCGAGATCGTGAACCTCAAAGCGAAGATATCGCTATGCTGCGGTGAGAAGCGAGAGGCTCGTAGGGAAGCCCGAGTGGATGAGTTCATAGCGCGACTGCAGCGGCAGCTACAGGATATAGAGACACGGTTGGAAGACACCCTAAGCCAGTTGGAGGATGTTCAGCAAGAACGGGACACTTATAAACAGAAG ATTACTGACTTAAAGCAAGAACGGGACAAATGGCTGTCTCTCAGCCAGCAAGAAGCCGACAGGGCCGGCCAGCTGGCCGACCAGCTGGACGCCGAACGTCGCACCGTAGCGACTCTCAGAGACCTAGTCTCCGAGCTGAGGCAGCATAATCGCAATAACGGATTGGACTCCAGTATGCTGGAGTGTGACGACCCTGATACTAGTATACAGTCGTTCAGTAATTTAT ctgTGTGTAATGAAATTTGTGCAAATGTAATTGAGGTGCAGCTAGGGGAAGAAAGGGCGAAAATTGAAGTTTTAAAGCATCAAATCCAGAGTTTGCAG GAACAACTCACCAAAGCCAATCAGAACTTTGAATCTGAAAAAATGGCTCTTGAGGCGGTTTTAAATGAAAAAGACACTAATATTAATAATCTAAAACAACGCGTTGATGAAGAGATCGAGGAAAAACTTAATTTAAAGAGTAAAAGCGAAGGAGAAATTGACCAATTAAACAAAAAGATAGTAGACATGTCACagcaaataaaatacttagaagaAAATTCGAAACAAGAACTAGAACAGAAAATTCAAGAATTACAATTATTGCAGAAGCAATTTGTAAATGAAACTGAAAAATTTGACGAAAAGATCAAAAACCTTCAGAAAGAGATTAAAGGACAAAATAAACTGAAAAAGCAATGTGATGAAGAAATCTTGCAATTAAACACTAGGATAGTTGATATCTTACAGACATTGAACGACGTAGAGAATATTTCAAAACGTACATTGGCAGAAAAAGAACAAGAAATAAGAGCTCTGAAACAGACATTCACAGAAGAAACCGAGAAAACtagtaataaaattacaaatctTCAAGCAGAGATGGAAGaacaaaaatgtttaaaaatacaATTCGAACAAGATATTGTTGTACTAAACAATATAATAGTTGAAATTTCGCAGAATTTAAAGTATACAGAGGAAAAGTCAAAACATCAACTAGAAGAAAAAGAACAAGTTATACACACACTAAAGCAGCAACTGGCAGACGAGACCCAGAAATCCAGTAATTTGACTAACAAACTCCAAGAAGAGTTAAAAGAACAAATATACTTAGAAACTCGCTGCGAGGAAGATATCGTAgaattgaataataaaattgttaaaatgTCACAGGAAATAAAGGACATGGACGAAAATTCAAAACATCTTCTGAAAGAAAAGGAAGAAGCAATCCAAACAATACAGCAGAAATTATCAGATGAGATGCAGAAATCAAGTAACATTATCAAGGAACTCCAAGAACAGTTAAAGGAGGAACATAACTTAAAAACACAACGAGAGCAAGAAATTGTTGAGTTGAACAATGAAATAATTGCAATGAAACAGACAATAAAAATGATAGAAGAAAACTCGAAGCACCTACTAGAAGAAAAGGAACGTGCAATTCATACACTTCAGCAGCAATATTTAGAGGAGACAAAGAAATGTAGTAACTTAGTTACGAAACTGCAGGAAGAGTTGAAAGAACATAACAACTTAAAAACACGCTACGAGCAAAATATCGTTGAATTAAACCGTAAAATAGTGGATATGTCAGAACAATTAAAAAATGTAGAAGAAAAATCTCAGCTAACATTAGAAACAAAGGAACAAGTTATTCTGGAACTACAACAGCAATATTCAGATGAGACGAAAAAATATCTTGAACTTCAAGAAGAGCTAAGACAGCAAAAGAGCTTACAAGTACGCAGCGATCAAGAAATCGTGGAACTAAACAATAAATTAGTTGAGGTGTCACAAACAATGAAGAACATTGAGGAACGTTCAAAAGTTGTGATAGAGgaaaaagaacaagaaattaagTTGTTGCAGGAACAATATGCAATTGAAATTAAGAAAACTAAAGACTTGATTTCAGATTTTCGAGAGGAGATAAAAGAACAAAATTACTTTAAAACTCAATGTGAACAAGATATAGTTCAACTGAACACTAAGATACTTGAATTGACACAAACAATAAAGAATCTAGAGGAAAGATCAATGCATACGCTTCATGCAAAAGAACAAGAAATACAATCTGTTCAACAAGAATTTGAagaggaaataaaaaaaattgaaattaagAACAAAATTCTTGAAATCGAGATTTTGGAAGCAAGCAACAGTAAAAAAGCTTGTGATCAAGACATCgtcattttaaataataaaatagatgAATTATCAAAAGAAATAAAAGTTAAAGAAGAGAGTTCAAAATTAGCTCTTGAGGAAAAAGAACAAGAAAAATGTATACTGCAACAGAAACTTGCAGAACAAACTGATCAATCggaattcataattaaaaacctTAATAAAGAACTCGAGGTTGAAAAAGAAGCCCAGTTAAGTGTAAAAGAACAATTTCAGAGACAATTGCAAGAAAAGAATACCTTTATTGAGAAACTGGACCAAGAAGTACAACACTTAACTGCTTGTGTATCAAGTCTTGAAGAAAGATGTCAAAAGATTATTGAGGACAACCGCAAAGAGGTTCAGTCACTGAATCAGGAAATCGACAGGTTATATAATAAGGCCGTCGAAAAATCACAAGCTATTAACGATTTAGAGGAATATTCAAGACTAACGCTACAAGAAAAAGTGCAAGAAATACAGACCCAGTATCAGCAATTTTCAGCTGAGCGAGACAAGTCAGAAAATATCATTAAGAATCTCAAGATAGAGCTGGAAGCTGAAAAATATGCACAGTTAAAGTTAAAAGAAGATTTCGACAATCGCATAATGAAACTAAATGAAAAAGTTTTAAACCGAAATAATGAGTTAGTAGAAttacaaaacaatattattcAGAAGAGTGAATTGATCGAAGTGATACAGTCAGATTTAAGACGAGAAAAGGAATTGAGGGATGAACTATCCAATACATGCAATCATCAACTGTCCTCACTGAATGAACAGAAAGTATCAATTGAAACTGATCTTCAGCAAAAGTTGCATGAGATTCAAGAGTTAAAAAAACAAATCCTGGAAAAAGAAGTGTTAACAGATAAATTAAACAAGGAAAAAGAAAATTTAAGCACTTCTACCTCAAACTTAGAAGAAAAATGTAGACATCGTGATGGTATAATAAAAGAGAAACAGAAAGAAATTGAATTTCTCAACGACGTTTATCAGAAAGAGCAAGAAAAACTCAATCATAAAATTGACGAGCGTAATGCATCAATAAAGTCCTTGCAAATGCGATTGCAAAATGAAATCGAGTACAAAATACAACTGCAGGATGAACTTTCTGAGCTAAAATCATCGAAGCTATCTTTAACCGAGGAGCTCCATACAGCAAAGA TTCTACTGAAAGATTATGAAGAAAAGACACTGAAATGGGAGAAacagaaaaatagtatgaaAGAACAAATACATTCAATAACTAAAAAGGTAGAAAAACTTGAAGAAGAGAAGTCTATGCTGGTAAAGGAAATTGAAGTTATTAAGGAGATTCAAACTGGCGAGGCGAAAGATCTcgaagaaaaaataataatcttgGAGAAACAGAAGATAGAAATGGAGAACAAAATTCAGATGAATATTGTAGAGGTAAAGAAACTTGACAATGAGAAAATATTGTTATTAAACGAGGTAGACACACTTATGACTGCACAAATCGAGGCAACAAAGAAACACGAagaaaaattaattatgtggGAAAAACAAAAGACTGAATTAGATGAACAAGTGCAGGTCAATGTCCTCAAAGCGGAAAAGATTAAAGATGAAAAGATTaaattattgaacgaaattgaAAAGCTTAAAGAAGTGCAAATTGAAGAGTTAAAGAATCATGAAGAAAAGACAATTATGTGGGAAAAACAGAAAATTGAATTACAAGAACGGGTGCAAGCTAAAGTCCTAAACGTGGAAAACCTTGAAgacgaaaaaaataaattattgactGAGATTGAAAAGCTTAAAGAAGTACACATTGATGAATCTAAGAATCGTGAAGAAAAAATGATCGTGTTAGAAAAACAGACTAATGAATTGGAAGCACAAATTGAGGCCAACAGTGTTACTATCGGGAAACTCGAAGATGAAAAAACGTCATTAATAAATCAGATTGAAGTTATAAAGGTGGCTCAAATGGAAGAGATAAGACATCATGAAGAGAAGACCGCTACATGGGAGAACGAGAAGAGGGGCTTAAACGAGATAATTCAATCCAATTTTGTAAAAGTCAACAATCTGGAAGTTGAAAAAGTTATGTTGTTAAAGCAAATAGAAAATCTTCAGACATCACGAACAGAAGAGACAAAGTCTCGAGAAGAAAATGCGCTTAATATTAACAAACTCGAAGAAGAAAAGGCATTATTATCAAAGGAGTTAGAAGATCTTAAAACAGTTCGAAGTGAAGACGCAAAGAATTATGAAGAAAATAAGCTGACCTGGGAGAAACAGAAGGTGGAATCATATGAACAAATACAAGCATTAAACGTAAAGGTTGAGCAACTTGAAGATGAGAAAGCGATGTTACTAAAGGAAATGGAAGCATTGAAGACCCTACAAGCAAATGAGGCGAAGGAATATAAAGAGAACATGTTGGCATTGGAGAAACAAACTAATGAATTGAAAGTCCAAATACAAGAGCACAATGTTAAGATCGAGAAACTTGAAGATGAAAAAACGGCTCTGTTGAAAGAGATGGATGTAGTTAAAACAGCACAAAGTGAAGAAGCAAAGGTTTATAAAGAAAATATGCTTATACTGAACAAACTGATACACGATATGAAGGAGCAAATAGAGGATAGTGATCTGAATATAGAAAAACTGCAAGAGGAAAAAGAAATGTTATTAAAGGAGAGGGAAACACTCAAGACCGTTGAAAGTGGGGAAATGATAGATCGCGAAAAAAACGCACTATTGTGGGTGAAGGAAAAGACGGAATTGGACGAAAAATTGCGGGAAAATATACTTAAGATTGAGAAGCTTCAAGAAGAAAAGGAGGAAATGACCAAGAAGATAGAGGAACTTGTAGGGACACAAACATATGCAT GCTTCAAACAGGAACACgaagaaaaaatacaaactttGGAGAAACAAGAGATTGAACTGAAGGAACAAATGAAGGCTGATGCTCTAAAGGTTGAATTGCTTGAACAAGAGAAGACAATGCTTTTGAAGGAGCTCAAAGCGCTTAAGGAAGCTCAAAAGGAGATGT TGACCGCAGCATCACAAGAAAAAATTACCGGAACTAAAAATAGCAGCTGGGAAAGGGAAATCCAAGGCATGCATCAGGTAGATACCACAACATCTGATCTTGCTCACTCTTCCATGGAAAGTCTCAAAACTATATCGGACTTAGAAAAGATCATTCAGGATAAGAACCGAAAAATAACCTCCATGCAGATAGAAATCTCTTACATCAAGTCCATGATGGCCGAGTCCGGGCTCAAGCTCATTGATGTCACTAAAGAGTTAGAGGTTAGTAAGGATACTTGTCAAGAACTGTCCTCGCAGCTGAAGAAAATAGCTAACCAGAAGAACGAAGAGATATCTGAGCTCAAGCGACAAGTTGCGAAAATGAGCGCTACAGAAAACCGCGCCAGTCAAATCATCAAGCTATCGGCTAAATATCAAGCCATGATACTCAAGAGGATTGCAGAAATTAAGTCCAGCGCAGTATTAAAGGAGTTGACCAATTTCGGCAACCAGCAGTCCAACGGGGACGAACTACGGCGAAGCATCGGCTCCGTAACTATGGAGGATTTAGAAAACTTCCTAGAAACTACTGATAGGCATCTGAAGCGGTGTTCAGAGAAGCAAATGACGCTGCAAAAGGACCGAGACCGGCTGTCAGAAGTCAATAGAATAAACGAATCCGAGATAATCAACATGAAGAAGTTCTTAACGGAGATGTCCGTTAGTTTTAGAACGTTTACTACTGTTAAAGAAGTTTATAATCAGAAGTTGTCTAAGATCGTGTCCCTACAGCGGACAGTAAGACGGGACATATTAAGTTTAGATGGAAGGATAACGGAAGCTACTATGTGTAAATTAGAACGCGGATACGCCGCGGTGATGCAGGATCTTTCAGAGTGTGCAATGAATTTGGAACGCTGGGTGGACCGTAGCGTGAGCAGAATGCTTTCCGCGGAGAAAATAAACCAAGCATTCACCAGCGACTTAGAACAGGCCTCGCTCTCCACGAATAACTATCAGAATGCAGCCGTGGAAGTGCAGTTAAGTGAATTAGAAAACTCTTTCCAAAAGCTTCTAGCAGAAATTGGCAGAGCGCAGAAAGGAGAGGGTGCAAGGAGCGCCCAAGAGGTCACTATTATGGAAGTCCGCGCCGAATACGAGGACAAACTCAACAGAATGAAGGCTAAAATG AAAGAGCTGTTCCACGAAGAGATGGGTAGACTGAAGCAAAAACAAGCGGACGAGATAGCTATACTTGAGAGAGAATTGGTGAAATGTAAAGAGAAGATGGCAGAGTCGAGTAAAGCGTATGAGGAGCATATTCGGGCGCTGACGACAGAGTtgtggagtgtgggagagaAGTTTTTGGTGAAGCAAGAGGAAGCTGATTGGTTGAGGAAGAAGCAGTCAGGATCGCTTATGTCTTTGCAGCATGTGCATTCG TCCGGGCTACATACTCACGGGCATGGACAAGAAATGTTTGGACGGCCATCAGATACGCATTCTCTGCGATCTCTCCCTGTTCACAATAAGAAAACAG AGGGGCGCGGTCTCCACATGTCGGACGAAGAAGGCGAGGTGTTCGACAACCGCTTCCTCAAGGAGCTGGCCGCGACGCCGCGCGCCTCGCTCGCGCCCGGCCAGCGCCTCTCCGAGCTGAAGCGACGCAACTCGCTCGTGCCGCCGCATCTCAAGAGCTCCTATCCTGCCGAAATGCAGTTCGCGCCAACCTTGGATGAAGAGGATATTAAG TGTGCCAGCACTAGCTTCTCGATGGGCCGACAGCAGAGGAAGGAAGTAGGCATCACCGCCTACAAGAAGCCCGGGCCGCCCACGCCGAGCAAGCAGGCCGGCCGCCTCTCCGCCACG GATTGCGAGCTCCGCGAGTCCCTGCGAGTGGAGGCGGACCCGGGCCGCAAGACGAGCACGCCGTCGCGGATCCGGTCGCTGTTCCGCTCCAACAGAAATGATACTGATGCG GTAACGCCTCGCAGTCGAAGATTTAGTAGTATTTTCAGAAAGAAATAA
- the LOC134672331 gene encoding uncharacterized protein LOC134672331 → MADAFNRSSRTVRTPPPEGRPMKTDPIVPSPAHTAQPASVDVVSTSEIQGWLSSIEQCLNEICTIANEGKLNADQKLRINKISRNVAGGVSQLAVQYQAVKQQILVNNAHLKALSEQNNIREQIKELQLSLQVAPKIETKVSFADKVRTGNNSSVVPIKTNSIVIYPTEKDKSSEDTKKLVQDLIKPEALKLHVRGMRKTKNGGVIINTDRKDDLEKLKASQQLQKSGLKLEETTKRRPKIILLSVPSNITENEVFDCIYEQNIVDQHPNISRETFMSSIKLSHKSGKKDLATCNYILECSAEVRRTLIQQQRVFINWTSCPARDYTLLTRCYKCQLYGHSAKYCREAESTCSHCGLSGHTIKECTKLSEHPNCATCMRFKKPSDHKTGDEQCPAKKSAQIRHLNNIDYEGP, encoded by the coding sequence ATGGCAGACGCATTTAATAGAAGTTCTAGGACTGTAAGGACCCCTCCTCCCGAAGGAAGACCTATGAAAACGGACCCGATTGTGCCTTCTCCAGCACACACAGCGCAGCCCGCGTCGGTTGATGTGGTGTCGACCAGTGAAATCCAAGGTTGGCTATCCTCGATAGAACAATGTTTGAACGAAATATGCACCATTGCCAATGAAGGAAAACTAAATGCGGACCAGAAGctaagaataaataaaataagcagGAATGTGGCAGGTGGAGTGTCCCAGCTCGCCGTGCAGTACCAGGCAGTCAAGCAGCAAATTTTAGTCAACAATGCCCATCTTAAAGCTTTGTCCGAGCAGAACAACATTCGAGAACAAATCAAGGAGCTGCAGCTCAGTCTACAAGTTGCCCCTAAAATAGAGACAAAAGTATCTTTCGCCGACAAAGTGAGAACAGGTAACAACTCATCTGTAGTACCTATCAAGACCAACTCTATTGTAATTTACCCTACGGAGAAGGACAAGTCTAGCGAGGACACCAAAAAACTTGTACAGGACCTGATAAAACCCGAAGCCCTTAAACTACATGTTCGCGGAATGAGAAAAACGAAAAACGGAGGCGTTATTATAAATACCGACCGCAAGGACGACCTAGAAAAGTTAAAAGCATCCCAGCAGCTTCAAAAATCGGGATTGAAATTGGAAGAAACTACCAAAAGGAGACCCAAAATTATCTTGTTAAGCGTTCCCTCGAATATCACAGAAAATGAGGTATTTGATTGCATTTATGAACAAAATATTGTAGATCAGCATCCAAATATTTCTAGAGAAACTTTTATGAGCTCGATCAAGCTAAGCCATAAATCTGGCAAAAAGGACCTAGCCACATGCAATTATATATTAGAGTGCTCAGCCGAAGTAAGACGGACACTCATTCAACAACAGCGCGTATTCATCAACTGGACTTCCTGCCCTGCACGAGATTACACTCTCTTGACTAGATGTTACAAATGCCAACTCTACGGACACTCTGCCAAGTACTGCAGGGAAGCTGAATCCACATGCAGTCACTGCGGATTATCAGGACACACCATCAAAGAATGCACCAAACTGTCTGAACATCCGAATTGCGCTACGTGTATGCGTTTCAAAAAACCATCAGACCACAAAACCGGAGATGAGCAGTGCCCAGCGAAAAAAAGTGCCCAAATAagacatttaaataacataGACTATGAGGGCCCCTAA